A genomic window from Rhizobium sp. 007 includes:
- the aspS gene encoding aspartate--tRNA ligase, whose amino-acid sequence MHRYRSHTCAALRKSDVGANVRISGWVHRVRDHGGVLFIDLRDHYGITQVVADPDSPAFKIAETVRGEWVIRIDGLVKARTEDTVNKAMATGEIELYAQEIEILSAAKELPLPVFGEPDYPEDVRLKYRFLDLRRETLHKNIVKRTQIISAMRREMGNIGFTEYSTPILTASSPEGARDFLVPSRIHPGTFYALPQAPQLYKQLLMVAGFDRYFQIAPCFRDEDPRADRLPGEFYQLDLEMSFVTQEDVWNATGPLMTKVFEEFAEGKPVTKEWPRIPYDEAIRKYGSDKPDLRNPIVMEAVTEHFAGSGFKVFANMIASNPKVQVWAIPAKTGGSRAFCDRMNAWAQSQGQPGLGYIFWRKEGEKLEGAGPLAKNIGEERTDAIRTQLGLDDGDACFFVAGEPDKFYKFAGEARNRAADELNLIDRDRFELCWIVDFPFFEWNEDEKKVDFAHNPFSMPQGGLEALQNQDPLTIKAFQYDAVCNGFEIASGSIRNQSPELMVQAFEKVGLSQADVEDRFGGLYRAFQYGAPPHGGAAFGIDRIVMLLAGAKNLREISLFPMNQQAQDLLMGAPSPATPAQLRELAIRPIPPVNKD is encoded by the coding sequence ATGCATCGCTACCGCAGCCACACATGTGCAGCCCTCCGTAAGTCGGATGTTGGCGCGAATGTCCGGATTTCCGGCTGGGTCCACCGCGTTCGCGACCATGGCGGCGTTCTCTTCATCGACCTTCGCGACCATTACGGCATCACCCAGGTTGTTGCCGATCCGGATTCGCCGGCTTTCAAGATCGCTGAAACCGTTCGCGGCGAATGGGTCATCCGCATCGACGGCCTCGTGAAGGCGCGTACTGAAGACACCGTCAACAAGGCGATGGCGACCGGCGAGATCGAGCTCTACGCGCAGGAGATCGAAATCCTGTCCGCCGCCAAGGAACTGCCGCTGCCAGTCTTCGGCGAGCCGGACTATCCAGAAGACGTCCGCCTCAAGTACCGCTTCCTCGACCTTCGCCGCGAGACGCTGCACAAGAACATCGTCAAGCGCACGCAGATCATCTCTGCCATGCGCCGTGAAATGGGCAATATCGGCTTCACCGAATATTCGACGCCGATCCTGACGGCCTCCTCGCCGGAAGGCGCGCGTGACTTCCTCGTGCCGAGCCGCATCCATCCCGGCACCTTCTACGCCCTGCCGCAGGCGCCGCAGCTGTACAAGCAGCTCTTGATGGTTGCCGGTTTCGACCGCTATTTCCAGATCGCGCCCTGCTTCCGTGATGAAGACCCGCGAGCCGACCGCCTGCCTGGCGAGTTCTATCAGCTCGACCTCGAAATGAGCTTCGTGACCCAGGAAGACGTCTGGAACGCCACGGGTCCGCTGATGACCAAGGTGTTCGAGGAGTTTGCCGAAGGTAAGCCGGTGACCAAGGAATGGCCACGCATTCCTTATGACGAGGCAATTCGCAAATACGGCTCCGATAAGCCGGACCTGCGCAACCCGATCGTCATGGAGGCCGTGACCGAACACTTCGCCGGCTCCGGCTTCAAGGTCTTCGCGAACATGATCGCGTCCAACCCGAAGGTCCAAGTCTGGGCGATCCCGGCAAAGACCGGCGGCTCCCGCGCCTTCTGCGACCGCATGAACGCTTGGGCGCAGAGCCAGGGCCAGCCCGGCCTCGGCTACATCTTCTGGCGCAAGGAAGGCGAGAAGCTCGAAGGAGCCGGTCCGCTCGCCAAGAACATCGGCGAAGAGCGCACGGATGCGATCCGCACTCAGCTCGGCCTCGATGACGGCGATGCCTGTTTCTTCGTCGCCGGCGAGCCGGACAAGTTCTACAAGTTCGCAGGCGAAGCGCGCAACCGCGCTGCCGACGAGCTGAACCTCATCGACCGCGACCGTTTCGAACTCTGCTGGATCGTCGACTTCCCGTTCTTCGAATGGAACGAGGACGAGAAGAAGGTCGACTTCGCGCACAACCCCTTCTCCATGCCGCAGGGCGGTTTGGAGGCGCTGCAGAACCAGGATCCGCTGACGATCAAGGCCTTCCAGTACGACGCCGTCTGCAATGGCTTCGAAATCGCTTCGGGCTCGATCCGTAACCAGTCGCCGGAACTGATGGTCCAGGCCTTCGAAAAGGTGGGTCTCAGCCAGGCGGACGTCGAGGATCGCTTCGGCGGTCTCTATCGCGCCTTCCAGTACGGCGCACCGCCGCATGGTGGCGCCGCCTTCGGCATCGACCGGATCGTGATGCTGCTCGCTGGCGCGAAGAACCTGCGCGAAATCTCGCTCTTCCCGATGAACCAGCAGGCCCAGGACCTCCTGATGGGCGCACCGTCGCCGGCAACGCCTGCGCAGCTGCGCGAACTGGCGATTCGCCCGATCCCGCCGGTCAACAAAGACTGA
- a CDS encoding multicopper oxidase family protein: MPLFTRRNLLKASTVAGAYSAGMGIAGKFGFAGSAPEPQVLKAVKTEASLAAAGPTRDVMTWGDGGPPPVLRMTRGRPYAARLTNALDEPTTIHWHGLRIDNRMDGVPFMTQPYVYTGDSFDYAFTPPDAGTFWYHPHCNTLTQMGRGMTGVIVIEDPADPTFDAEIALNMRDWRLGGDGQFIAPFRPREAAKTGTYGTVRTANWQQEPQYDAPAGGLVRLRIAVTDVTRVFSLRMEGAKATVIAIDGNPVPQRFPLDLLQIGPGQRLDLAVRMPDSEGGVAILEDIRGTTPKTIASLRAVGQSLKRNAGDLAPLAANPVAQADLSAAEKIPLVLSATAESASVDSICGTLGFSFWAINRLPWPGDIADPTAPLAELKLGKSYIFQLENLTPHLHPIHLHGMSFTVISSSTREVMPLVSDTYLVQPDEKVELAFVADNPGNWVLHCHIIEHQKTGMTSYVQVV; this comes from the coding sequence ATGCCCCTATTCACCCGCCGCAATCTGTTGAAGGCGTCCACCGTCGCCGGCGCCTACAGTGCCGGCATGGGCATTGCCGGCAAGTTCGGCTTTGCCGGCTCGGCGCCCGAACCGCAGGTGCTGAAGGCGGTGAAGACCGAGGCTTCGCTTGCTGCTGCCGGACCCACGAGGGATGTCATGACCTGGGGCGATGGCGGCCCGCCGCCGGTGCTTCGCATGACCCGCGGCAGGCCCTATGCCGCACGCCTGACCAATGCTCTCGACGAGCCAACGACGATCCACTGGCATGGCCTTCGCATCGACAACAGGATGGACGGCGTGCCCTTCATGACGCAGCCCTACGTCTATACGGGTGACAGCTTTGACTACGCCTTCACGCCGCCGGATGCCGGCACCTTCTGGTATCACCCGCATTGCAATACGCTGACCCAGATGGGCCGCGGCATGACCGGCGTGATCGTCATCGAGGATCCTGCCGATCCGACTTTCGATGCCGAGATCGCGCTCAACATGCGCGACTGGCGGCTCGGCGGAGATGGGCAATTCATCGCGCCCTTCCGTCCGCGCGAGGCGGCAAAGACCGGCACCTATGGAACGGTGCGCACGGCGAACTGGCAGCAGGAGCCGCAATATGATGCGCCGGCCGGCGGCCTTGTCCGCCTGCGCATCGCCGTGACGGATGTCACCCGCGTCTTCTCGCTGCGGATGGAAGGCGCCAAGGCGACGGTAATCGCCATCGACGGCAATCCGGTGCCGCAGCGCTTTCCGCTTGACCTGCTCCAGATCGGTCCCGGGCAGCGGCTGGACCTTGCCGTGCGGATGCCGGACAGCGAAGGCGGTGTAGCGATACTGGAGGATATCCGGGGGACCACGCCGAAAACGATCGCGAGCCTGCGCGCCGTCGGTCAGTCGCTGAAACGCAACGCGGGCGACCTTGCCCCGCTTGCCGCCAATCCGGTCGCGCAGGCCGATCTTTCCGCCGCCGAAAAGATCCCGCTGGTGCTCAGCGCCACAGCGGAAAGCGCCTCCGTCGACAGCATATGCGGCACACTCGGCTTCAGTTTCTGGGCGATCAACAGGCTGCCGTGGCCGGGCGACATTGCCGATCCGACCGCCCCGCTTGCCGAACTGAAGCTTGGCAAGAGCTACATCTTCCAGCTCGAGAACTTGACGCCGCACCTGCATCCGATCCATCTGCACGGCATGAGCTTCACGGTCATTTCGTCCTCGACACGCGAGGTGATGCCGCTCGTTTCCGACACCTATCTCGTCCAGCCCGATGAGAAGGTCGAGCTTGCCTTCGTCGCCGACAATCCGGGCAACTGGGTGCTTCATTGCCATATCATCGAGCATCAGAAGACGGGCATGACGAGTTATGTGCAGGTTGTTTGA
- the rnd gene encoding ribonuclease D codes for MIETTAELAAACKELAKSDFITIDTEFLRETTFWPELCLIQMASLTTEVIIDPLAKGIDLAPFFGLMANPNVLKVFHAARQDIEIIFHRGGLIPHPIFDTQVAAMVCGFGDSVSYDQLISRTKGVQIDKSSRFTDWSRRPLSEKQLDYALADVTHLRDAYLYLKAELEREGRSSWLSEEMDILESRETYDMHPDDAWQRLKMRLRKPQELATLKYVAAWREREARSRNVPRSRVLKDDAIYEIAQQQPKDTEALSRLRTIPKGWERSAAGTAVLEAVNTALALPKAEMPHVPRHTQAPEGAAAAVELLKVLLKLISEKHGVAPKVIANSEDLDKIAADGEKAEVAALSGWRRELFGAPALQLIKGEIALRFVGKKVDTVSL; via the coding sequence ATGATAGAAACAACCGCCGAATTGGCGGCCGCCTGCAAAGAGCTGGCCAAGTCCGACTTCATTACAATCGACACTGAATTCCTGCGTGAGACGACATTCTGGCCGGAGCTTTGCCTGATACAGATGGCAAGCTTGACGACGGAAGTCATCATCGACCCACTTGCTAAGGGCATAGACCTTGCACCCTTCTTCGGGTTGATGGCCAACCCGAATGTGCTGAAGGTTTTTCATGCGGCGCGCCAAGACATCGAAATCATCTTCCATCGCGGCGGGCTGATCCCGCATCCGATCTTCGACACGCAGGTCGCCGCCATGGTCTGCGGCTTCGGCGACAGCGTTTCCTATGACCAGCTCATCAGCCGGACAAAGGGCGTGCAAATCGATAAATCCTCGCGCTTCACCGACTGGAGCCGCCGGCCACTTTCCGAAAAGCAGCTCGATTATGCGTTGGCGGACGTCACACATCTGCGCGACGCCTATCTCTATCTCAAGGCCGAACTGGAGCGCGAAGGCCGCTCGTCCTGGCTCTCGGAGGAGATGGATATTCTCGAATCGCGCGAGACCTACGACATGCATCCGGATGACGCCTGGCAACGTTTGAAGATGCGGCTGCGCAAACCGCAGGAACTTGCGACCCTCAAATATGTCGCGGCCTGGCGCGAGCGGGAGGCGCGATCGCGCAACGTGCCGCGTTCGCGCGTATTGAAGGACGATGCGATCTACGAGATCGCCCAGCAGCAGCCGAAGGACACCGAGGCCCTGAGCCGCCTGCGCACGATCCCGAAGGGATGGGAGCGTTCTGCCGCCGGTACGGCGGTTCTCGAAGCCGTCAATACGGCCCTTGCCCTGCCGAAAGCCGAGATGCCCCATGTGCCCCGCCACACGCAGGCGCCTGAGGGTGCTGCCGCTGCGGTCGAATTGCTCAAGGTACTGTTGAAGCTGATTTCGGAAAAACACGGCGTCGCGCCGAAAGTCATCGCCAACAGCGAAGACCTCGACAAGATTGCCGCGGACGGCGAGAAGGCGGAGGTCGCAGCACTCAGCGGTTGGCGCCGCGAATTGTTCGGTGCGCCCGCGCTGCAGCTTATCAAGGGCGAGATCGCGCTTCGTTTCGTCGGCAAGAAAGTCGATACCGTCTCGCTTTGA